A stretch of Exiguobacterium sp. BMC-KP DNA encodes these proteins:
- a CDS encoding MerR family transcriptional regulator: protein MNYREKKVMSIGIVCELTGLSERQIRYYEERKLIFPERTNGKTRKYSFTDVERLVEVAEKIEDGWRTHEIREKERKVTEQQRSDLIRGQLNAAFGLYKKQ from the coding sequence ATGAACTACCGTGAAAAAAAGGTGATGTCGATTGGAATCGTCTGTGAATTGACCGGATTATCGGAACGTCAGATTCGTTACTATGAAGAACGAAAACTAATCTTTCCAGAACGGACAAATGGAAAGACGCGAAAATATTCATTTACGGATGTCGAGCGACTCGTTGAAGTCGCGGAAAAAATCGAGGATGGTTGGCGGACACATGAAATACGTGAAAAAGAACGGAAGGTAACGGAACAGCAACGTTCTGATTTGATTCGTGGTCAATTAAATGCTGCATTCGGTCTTTACAAGAAACAGTGA
- a CDS encoding ammonium transporter, with amino-acid sequence MKLEQLAISVDTFYVLFAALLVFTMQIGFLLLETGMLRAKNAGHVAVKQIISFSVAALAFWAIGFGLTFGDGNSIIGTEGFFLHGGFSSLDWSNITIDVKFLFQLSFVAVSLAIAWGGFAERAKLSVYLLFGTFFVAIIYPIIARSVWAGGFLGSLGMQDFAGSTVVHLQGGIAALVAALLLKKRIGAEKTPLLGHNVIYSVVGAFILWLCWFGFNAGSTLTIADGFFSYVALTTLLATAAGALGALAISFWHRRVADIPSIINGVLAALVAITAACAFVEPWAAVVIGFLAGVITYGTSILLASRVDDPLCAFSVHGVAGIWGTLATGFFASPRLVEITGIGQAGLFYGGGFTQLGVQALGVVFAIVIVSVLSYAFLKVLDLTIGLRITREDELRGLDVAEHGQASYDLPAPVSKELRMVEEEELSNERVN; translated from the coding sequence ATGAAACTGGAACAACTCGCTATCTCAGTCGATACGTTTTATGTCTTATTCGCAGCACTGCTCGTCTTTACGATGCAAATCGGATTCTTACTTCTAGAAACAGGGATGTTACGGGCCAAGAACGCAGGGCATGTCGCCGTCAAACAGATCATCAGCTTCTCAGTCGCCGCCCTCGCCTTTTGGGCAATTGGATTTGGATTGACCTTTGGCGATGGTAATTCCATTATCGGAACGGAAGGGTTCTTCTTACATGGAGGATTCAGTAGCCTTGATTGGTCGAACATCACGATCGATGTGAAATTCCTCTTCCAACTCTCATTCGTCGCTGTCTCCCTTGCGATTGCTTGGGGTGGATTCGCAGAGCGCGCTAAATTATCCGTCTACCTGTTGTTTGGAACGTTTTTCGTTGCTATCATCTATCCGATCATTGCACGTTCCGTTTGGGCAGGTGGATTCCTCGGTTCGCTCGGAATGCAAGACTTCGCTGGATCAACGGTCGTTCACTTACAAGGCGGAATTGCCGCACTCGTTGCTGCTCTATTGCTCAAGAAACGAATTGGTGCTGAAAAAACGCCTTTACTCGGACACAATGTCATCTACTCTGTCGTCGGTGCTTTTATTCTTTGGTTATGTTGGTTCGGATTCAACGCCGGTTCGACATTAACGATTGCCGACGGATTCTTTAGTTATGTCGCCTTAACAACATTACTTGCGACTGCAGCAGGTGCACTCGGCGCACTCGCCATCTCATTCTGGCACCGCCGTGTCGCAGATATCCCATCAATCATCAATGGTGTCCTAGCTGCACTTGTTGCGATTACAGCAGCCTGCGCCTTCGTTGAACCATGGGCAGCCGTCGTCATCGGATTCCTTGCTGGTGTGATCACGTATGGCACAAGCATACTTCTCGCAAGTCGCGTTGATGATCCGCTTTGTGCCTTCTCCGTCCATGGTGTCGCTGGTATCTGGGGAACACTCGCAACTGGATTCTTCGCTTCACCACGTCTTGTTGAAATCACAGGCATCGGACAAGCAGGTCTCTTCTACGGTGGCGGTTTTACGCAACTCGGTGTTCAAGCACTCGGTGTCGTCTTCGCTATCGTCATCGTCAGCGTCTTGAGTTACGCTTTCTTAAAGGTACTCGATCTTACGATTGGCCTTCGGATTACTCGGGAAGATGAACTTCGTGGACTCGACGTTGCTGAACATGGTCAAGCTTCTTACGATCTTCCAGCTCCGGTCAGCAAAGAATTACGGATGGTCGAAGAAGAAGAGCTATCAAACGAACGCGTCAATTAA